A window of the Schlesneria paludicola DSM 18645 genome harbors these coding sequences:
- a CDS encoding DoxX family protein → MTAVATSERPASDGPGISSVRLWTGRILTGIAGLFLLMDGSMKIIKPEIVVKMTTDLGYPESLIMPLGIVLITSTVLYLIPATSLLGAVLLCGYLGGAVATHVRVQNSTFEIVFPAIIGAIVWGGLCLRYPRMSAMIFGPR, encoded by the coding sequence ATGACTGCTGTAGCAACTTCTGAACGACCGGCATCTGATGGACCGGGCATTTCATCCGTCCGCCTGTGGACCGGCCGGATCTTGACGGGAATCGCGGGTTTGTTCTTGTTGATGGATGGCAGCATGAAAATCATCAAACCAGAGATTGTGGTGAAGATGACCACCGACCTCGGGTACCCCGAAAGCCTGATCATGCCGCTCGGAATCGTACTGATCACTTCGACAGTACTTTATCTGATTCCCGCCACGTCACTCCTAGGGGCCGTCCTGTTGTGCGGCTACCTCGGCGGAGCGGTGGCGACGCATGTGCGAGTCCAAAACAGCACATTTGAGATCGTCTTTCCTGCAATCATCGGCGCAATTGTCTGGGGCGGACTTTGCCTTCGATACCCTCGGATGAGTGCCATGATTTTCGGGCCTCGGTAA
- a CDS encoding M81 family metallopeptidase yields MSTFARIPLFAKEIELAAANPNEKRILVAECLHEVCSFNPAPTRYEDFFVNFGQQMLDYHQRGGTEVAGACQIFREHADLRVIPTFSARGITSGGVIPAADFRRLADEFLGSLRQAGPVDAAYFTLHGAMAAENELDPEGYLLQEARKILGEQIPIVVSCDLHGILTDRMMEHADVIVPYHTYPHVDFFQTGQRAGRLLLRCLAGEIAPVTAKVEIPALVRGDELITATGRFGKLIGEAQQYEQGPKGLSAGYFIGNPFTDVPELRTYSIVATDNDPDLAEKAALQLANAFWPHRHEMQAQLQPVDECVRLAIDTPGTVAMVDAADATSSGASGDSNVILRALIAAGYSRPALIPIVDAHAVEKAFAVGVGQTATFTLGGSIDSKRFQPLSLTAEITMLSDGRFRSESFRQQWYSGPTAVLRSGSFTIVVTSRPVHLFDRSLFLAHGQNPRDFDLIVVKSPHCQHHMYAEWCTRLIHVDAAGSTSANLPTLGHQICRRPVFPLDPQLEFSPKVKLFSRAGKRSRPAD; encoded by the coding sequence ATGTCGACCTTTGCCAGAATTCCCCTATTCGCGAAAGAGATTGAATTGGCTGCAGCCAACCCCAACGAGAAACGGATCCTGGTCGCGGAATGTCTGCACGAGGTCTGTTCATTTAATCCCGCGCCGACTCGGTACGAGGACTTCTTCGTCAATTTCGGTCAGCAGATGCTGGACTACCATCAGCGGGGCGGAACCGAAGTGGCGGGGGCATGTCAGATCTTTCGCGAACATGCAGATCTTCGAGTGATACCCACGTTCAGCGCACGCGGAATCACCTCGGGTGGCGTCATTCCCGCCGCGGATTTCCGCCGGCTGGCCGACGAATTTCTGGGCAGTCTGCGGCAAGCGGGACCCGTAGATGCCGCCTATTTCACACTGCACGGCGCGATGGCAGCCGAAAACGAATTGGATCCGGAAGGGTATCTGCTTCAAGAGGCTCGAAAGATTCTCGGGGAACAGATTCCAATCGTCGTTTCTTGCGATCTGCACGGCATTCTGACAGATCGGATGATGGAACATGCGGATGTGATTGTTCCTTACCACACCTATCCTCACGTCGACTTCTTTCAGACGGGCCAACGAGCGGGACGGCTCCTACTTCGATGTCTCGCCGGAGAAATCGCCCCCGTCACCGCCAAGGTCGAGATTCCCGCACTGGTCCGCGGGGATGAATTGATCACGGCCACCGGGCGATTCGGCAAACTCATCGGTGAAGCGCAGCAATACGAACAAGGCCCCAAAGGCTTATCCGCTGGGTACTTCATCGGGAATCCGTTTACAGACGTTCCGGAACTACGAACCTACAGCATCGTCGCGACAGACAACGATCCGGATCTGGCCGAGAAGGCGGCATTGCAACTGGCGAACGCGTTCTGGCCGCATCGCCATGAAATGCAGGCGCAACTTCAACCGGTCGACGAATGCGTCCGACTGGCGATCGACACGCCCGGAACGGTGGCCATGGTCGACGCGGCGGATGCCACCAGTTCCGGGGCGTCCGGAGACAGCAATGTCATCTTGCGGGCCTTGATTGCGGCAGGCTATTCGCGTCCGGCACTCATTCCCATCGTTGACGCCCATGCAGTCGAGAAGGCGTTTGCGGTCGGCGTTGGGCAGACCGCAACCTTCACTTTGGGAGGCTCCATCGATTCAAAGCGATTTCAACCCCTTTCCCTGACTGCCGAAATCACGATGCTGTCGGACGGCCGATTCCGAAGCGAATCGTTTCGCCAACAATGGTACTCGGGCCCGACGGCTGTACTGCGTTCTGGAAGTTTCACGATTGTGGTGACCAGCCGGCCGGTGCACCTGTTTGATCGGTCCTTGTTTCTAGCTCACGGACAGAATCCGCGCGACTTCGATCTGATTGTCGTCAAGTCACCGCACTGCCAGCATCACATGTACGCAGAATGGTGCACCCGGCTGATTCATGTCGACGCGGCGGGATCAACGAGTGCCAACCTGCCGACGCTGGGACACCAGATTTGCCGACGACCGGTTTTTCCATTGGATCCTCAGCTTGAGTTTTCCCCCAAGGTAAAGCTGTTCTCGCGCGCCGGAAAACGATCACGTCCAGCGGACTAA
- the pyrE gene encoding orotate phosphoribosyltransferase codes for MSDREKLIALFHERALKFGDFTLASGKKSTYYLDGKQITLHSIGLRLVSLGLLDLLKDVDYSAIGGMVIGADPIVGGVLVAAAEQGRSLDGFLVRKEPKGHGTQRYVEGPLKPGSKVVVIDDVVTTGGSALQAVDRILEFGCTVACVVGIVDRKEGGAANFEKRGLPFRSLLSIEDFGIAAPANG; via the coding sequence ATGTCGGATCGTGAGAAGTTGATTGCGTTGTTTCATGAGCGGGCCCTGAAGTTTGGTGACTTCACCCTGGCGTCCGGCAAAAAATCGACGTACTACCTGGATGGTAAGCAGATTACGCTGCATTCGATCGGGTTGCGGCTGGTGAGCTTGGGATTGCTGGATCTGCTGAAAGACGTGGACTACTCGGCGATCGGCGGGATGGTTATCGGCGCTGATCCGATTGTCGGTGGAGTCTTGGTTGCCGCCGCGGAACAGGGGCGATCACTCGATGGATTCCTCGTCAGGAAGGAACCCAAGGGGCACGGTACGCAGCGCTACGTCGAAGGTCCACTCAAGCCCGGTTCGAAGGTCGTCGTGATTGATGACGTGGTCACGACCGGCGGAAGTGCCTTACAGGCCGTCGATCGCATTCTCGAATTTGGATGCACCGTGGCCTGCGTGGTGGGAATCGTGGATCGAAAAGAAGGCGGAGCCGCCAATTTCGAGAAACGCGGTTTGCCGTTTCGATCGCTGCTCTCGATCGAAGATTTCGGGATTGCGGCGCCGGCAAATGGGTGA
- a CDS encoding DUF1559 domain-containing protein, producing MLRSRHGFTLIELLVVIAIIAVLIALLLPAVQQAREAARRTQCKNNLKQIGLALHNYHDIYNRLPITQYDSQPAGDYLTLTCWTRAIFPQLDLATITNNWNDLQNFSIGQNAVLNRTPIPAYKCPSSPAPIIGLWTSAGGTLDPQLFTSDVAGKYSGGICEYSCIANSQITPDTATPPLSGIGMMNYNTSANPAEVSKRFQDVTDGLSNTMMLGEVCGGADNYTPNRAKDGTSQKLRFHNWAGQNRISFRDYKKDGTASNTTLDPCIVNCFGGAGGSNLFSFHTGGAQIALGDGSVRFLSESVDFQTACRLATCQDGAIVGEF from the coding sequence ATGCTTCGTTCCCGCCACGGTTTCACGCTGATCGAACTTCTTGTGGTCATCGCGATCATCGCGGTCCTGATTGCCCTACTGCTCCCCGCAGTCCAGCAAGCACGCGAGGCGGCTCGACGGACCCAATGTAAGAACAATCTCAAGCAGATTGGCCTGGCACTGCACAATTACCACGACATCTATAACCGCCTGCCGATCACGCAGTACGACTCACAGCCCGCCGGGGATTACCTCACACTCACCTGCTGGACACGGGCAATCTTCCCGCAACTGGATCTGGCCACGATCACAAACAACTGGAACGACCTGCAGAATTTCAGTATTGGCCAGAATGCGGTTCTGAATCGAACGCCGATTCCCGCTTACAAGTGTCCGTCGTCACCGGCGCCCATCATCGGCCTCTGGACGTCGGCCGGGGGAACGCTTGACCCTCAACTCTTCACGTCGGACGTCGCGGGCAAGTACTCCGGGGGAATCTGCGAGTACTCGTGCATCGCGAATTCGCAGATCACACCCGACACCGCGACTCCACCGCTCTCGGGGATTGGAATGATGAACTACAACACGTCCGCCAATCCCGCCGAGGTTTCGAAGCGATTTCAAGACGTGACGGACGGTCTGTCCAATACGATGATGCTCGGGGAAGTGTGCGGTGGTGCCGACAACTATACACCGAACAGAGCCAAGGACGGCACGTCACAAAAGCTTCGCTTTCATAATTGGGCGGGCCAGAATCGAATCTCGTTTCGCGACTACAAAAAGGACGGGACGGCCAGCAACACGACACTCGATCCTTGCATCGTGAATTGTTTCGGCGGTGCAGGTGGCTCAAATCTCTTCAGCTTCCATACGGGCGGAGCACAAATTGCGCTGGGCGATGGTTCTGTACGGTTTCTCTCAGAGAGTGTCGATTTTCAAACGGCGTGCCGGCTCGCCACCTGTCAGGACGGAGCGATCGTCGGCGAATTCTGA
- a CDS encoding PepSY-associated TM helix domain-containing protein, translating into MRLQLRKVWLIVHRWLGLTAGLLFALSGLTGSLIVFDHAIDEWLNSGIMLTRNQGSPLPLSKILAAAEKGAAAPGRAVNIYYPRVSNGTFTLYFREPDNSKKADTTEVFVDPVTAEILGQRPRESGLVAVIYRLHSKLLAGETGQGLLGGLAMLALVSLTSGLLLWWPLVRKSLWTGFGIRKRMRVFDTHKSLGASFSPILLLIVTTGVYLTLPDLIKPVVTAISPVTKLPGKVKSTVPDPRTPPIGPDAAAQVALETMPDCRLMSVDLPLKSDDSYRVSVRQVGEVGQLRGVGRVWVDQYQGTCLATRDWNKFTASDTFFRIQLALHSGDAFGIGGRWLFCLAGLVPATLYVTGFMMWRRRTKPPAARRTIADAQLASSAHDSSELVAANEATSTR; encoded by the coding sequence ATGCGACTGCAATTGCGCAAAGTTTGGTTGATCGTGCATCGTTGGCTGGGGCTGACGGCGGGGCTCTTGTTTGCGCTCAGCGGACTGACCGGCAGCCTGATCGTATTTGATCATGCCATCGACGAATGGCTCAATTCCGGCATCATGCTGACGCGGAATCAAGGATCGCCATTACCGCTGTCAAAGATTCTCGCGGCCGCAGAAAAGGGGGCTGCTGCCCCGGGACGCGCCGTGAATATCTACTATCCGCGCGTCTCCAACGGCACTTTTACGCTGTACTTTCGCGAGCCAGACAATTCGAAAAAGGCCGACACGACGGAAGTCTTCGTCGATCCCGTCACGGCCGAGATTCTCGGTCAACGACCGCGAGAGAGTGGCTTGGTGGCCGTCATCTATCGCCTTCACTCAAAACTGCTTGCTGGCGAGACCGGGCAAGGTCTACTTGGTGGACTGGCAATGCTGGCGCTCGTTTCACTGACCAGTGGTTTGTTGCTGTGGTGGCCCTTGGTTCGGAAGAGCCTATGGACCGGCTTCGGCATCCGGAAGAGAATGAGGGTCTTCGACACGCACAAGTCCCTTGGGGCTTCGTTCTCTCCGATTCTCCTGTTGATTGTCACAACGGGCGTCTATCTGACTCTGCCCGACTTGATCAAGCCGGTGGTGACCGCGATTTCGCCCGTCACGAAGTTGCCCGGGAAGGTCAAATCAACCGTTCCCGATCCCCGCACGCCACCCATCGGCCCAGACGCGGCCGCGCAAGTGGCGCTAGAAACGATGCCTGACTGTCGCCTGATGTCCGTCGATCTGCCCCTCAAGTCCGACGACTCGTATCGCGTGTCCGTTCGGCAAGTCGGTGAAGTGGGGCAACTTCGCGGCGTCGGTCGGGTCTGGGTCGACCAGTACCAGGGCACCTGCCTGGCCACGCGCGATTGGAACAAATTCACGGCGTCCGACACGTTCTTTCGAATCCAGTTGGCACTGCATTCAGGCGATGCGTTCGGCATTGGGGGCCGCTGGCTCTTCTGCCTGGCCGGACTGGTCCCCGCGACTCTCTACGTGACAGGTTTCATGATGTGGCGACGACGAACCAAACCTCCCGCGGCACGTCGTACGATTGCTGACGCTCAACTCGCCAGTTCGGCACATGACTCGTCCGAACTGGTCGCAGCAAATGAAGCGACCTCGACACGGTAA
- a CDS encoding class I SAM-dependent methyltransferase: MSTTEIRFTDGAGYERYMGKWSQLVGAAFLDWLAAKPGLRWLDVGCGNGAFTEMLVEKCAPRSVQGIDPSEEQLAFARIRPALQQAQFRIGDAMKLPFPDAAFDAAVMPLVIFFVPDPAKGVAEMARVVSPGGTVSAYAWDMVGGGFPYDALHAEMRALGVAVPAPPSTDASRIDNLRDLWISEGLDSVETHAITVQRTFADFDDYWSTIHLGPSVGRQLSAMPPDQLASLKSRMEVHLPADATGQITYQARANAVKGRMPISF; this comes from the coding sequence ATGTCGACCACCGAGATCCGCTTCACTGATGGAGCGGGCTATGAACGATACATGGGAAAATGGAGTCAGCTTGTCGGCGCTGCGTTCCTCGACTGGCTTGCTGCCAAACCCGGTTTACGATGGCTGGACGTTGGCTGCGGGAACGGCGCCTTTACGGAAATGCTCGTCGAGAAATGTGCACCCCGCTCTGTCCAGGGGATTGATCCGTCTGAGGAACAACTCGCGTTCGCCCGGATACGTCCCGCGTTGCAGCAAGCGCAGTTTCGCATCGGCGACGCGATGAAACTGCCATTTCCCGACGCCGCATTCGACGCAGCGGTTATGCCGCTCGTGATCTTCTTCGTTCCCGATCCGGCCAAGGGGGTTGCGGAAATGGCTCGAGTCGTCAGCCCTGGCGGAACCGTCTCTGCCTATGCGTGGGACATGGTGGGCGGCGGCTTTCCTTATGACGCGCTGCATGCGGAAATGCGTGCTCTGGGCGTGGCCGTTCCGGCACCGCCCAGCACGGATGCGTCGCGGATCGACAACCTTCGAGACTTGTGGATCAGTGAAGGTCTCGATTCCGTCGAAACACACGCGATCACCGTTCAGCGGACGTTCGCCGATTTCGACGACTATTGGTCGACAATCCACTTGGGTCCAAGCGTCGGTCGACAACTTTCCGCGATGCCACCAGACCAGCTTGCGAGCCTCAAATCACGCATGGAGGTGCATCTGCCGGCAGACGCGACCGGCCAGATTACCTATCAGGCGCGAGCCAATGCCGTAAAGGGCCGAATGCCGATTTCGTTCTAA